In Zea mays cultivar B73 chromosome 7, Zm-B73-REFERENCE-NAM-5.0, whole genome shotgun sequence, the following proteins share a genomic window:
- the LOC100281967 gene encoding transcription initiation factor TFIID subunit 10 isoform 1 (isoform 1 is encoded by transcript variant 1), producing the protein MMNNNSGGGAGGPGGGMGTGVGGGGDGRHDDEAALTEFLSSLMDYTPTIPDELVEHYLGRSGFHCPDLRLTRLVAVATQKFLSDIASDSLQHCKARVAAPIKDNKSKQPKDRRLVLTMDDLSKALREHGVNLKHAEYFADSPSAGMAPSTREE; encoded by the exons ATGATGAACAACAACAGTGGCGGCGGTGCCGGAGGCCCTGGAGGGGGCATGGGTACGGGAGTGGGTGGAGGGGGGGACGGGCGGCACGACGACGAGGCTGCGCTCACCGAGTTCCTCTCATCCCTCATGGACTACACCCCCACG ATTCCCGACGAGCTGGTGGAGCACTACCTCGGCCGCAGCGGGTTCCACTGCCCCGACCTGCGCCT AACGAGACTGGTTGCTGTAGCCACCCAGAAGTTCCTATCAGACATTGCTAGCGATTCTCTTCA GCACTGCAAGGCCAGGGTAGCAGCACCTATCAAAGACAATAAGAGCAAACAGCCGAAG GATAGACGTCTTGTATTAACCATGGATGATCTTTCTAAAGCTTTGCGCGAG CACGGCGTGAACTTGAAACACGCGGAGTACTTCGCAGACAGCCCTTCAGCTGGAATGGCTCCTTCGACCAGAGAGGAGTAG
- the LOC100281967 gene encoding transcription initiation factor TFIID subunit 10 isoform 2 (isoform 2 is encoded by transcript variant 3), with translation MMNNNSGGGAGGPGGGMGTGVGGGGDGRHDDEAALTEFLSSLMDYTPTIPDELVEHYLGRSGFHCPDLRLTRLVAVATQKFLSDIASDSLQHCKARVAAPIKDNKSKQPKDRRLVLTMDDLSKALREV, from the exons ATGATGAACAACAACAGTGGCGGCGGTGCCGGAGGCCCTGGAGGGGGCATGGGTACGGGAGTGGGTGGAGGGGGGGACGGGCGGCACGACGACGAGGCTGCGCTCACCGAGTTCCTCTCATCCCTCATGGACTACACCCCCACG ATTCCCGACGAGCTGGTGGAGCACTACCTCGGCCGCAGCGGGTTCCACTGCCCCGACCTGCGCCT AACGAGACTGGTTGCTGTAGCCACCCAGAAGTTCCTATCAGACATTGCTAGCGATTCTCTTCA GCACTGCAAGGCCAGGGTAGCAGCACCTATCAAAGACAATAAGAGCAAACAGCCGAAG GATAGACGTCTTGTATTAACCATGGATGATCTTTCTAAAGCTTTGCGCGAG GTTTAA